In a genomic window of Bacteroidales bacterium:
- a CDS encoding ABC transporter ATP-binding protein/permease: protein MKDFLRLLSFAKPYGRYWPKYALFTIIGSLMGTINYVLIAPALKVIFNGHSDLDLVKPEMTEDLITYCKDMYNYYLTVYTVEHGSMGSLVFVISILLFASLIANTFRYLSQRTLTSLRVNVIRNIRKAIFDKICHFNVGYFHDKQKGDILSSISNDVAEVQGSVVNSFQVVFREPLSIIVAMGVLFYLSPQLTLFTLIALPVASFFVGRLVKKLKTHAKEGQELVGRILSIFEETISGIKIIKAFNAEKYITNKFDETNNKHRRVNKRVMNRIELANPLSEFLGVAIVCCIIFYAGYMMINGKMNMGLEDFVSYLAIYYSLLAPAKNLANSYGNIQRGMASGQRIFAILDQKNKITESEHPLAISAFRENIAFRDVTFQYASEPVLHSINLTIPKGKMYALVGHSGAGKSTIADLIPRFYDVTLGELCIDNVNIKDYKLDDLVGLMGIVTQEPILFNDTVFANIAFGMGNVSEEQVITAAKIANADEFIVLLENGYYTNIGDRGMRLSGGQRQRLAIARAVLKNPPILILDEATSALDTESERLVQDALTKLMANRTSVVIAHRLSTIKHADCICVLDNGRIVEQGTHDELIRIEKGIYKHLHSLQVK, encoded by the coding sequence ATGAAAGATTTTCTTCGCCTGTTAAGTTTTGCCAAACCTTATGGCAGGTATTGGCCTAAGTATGCTTTGTTTACCATTATTGGATCCTTAATGGGAACTATCAATTATGTATTGATAGCACCAGCTCTAAAAGTAATTTTTAATGGACACTCGGACTTGGATTTGGTAAAACCGGAAATGACAGAAGATTTGATAACTTATTGTAAAGATATGTACAATTACTATCTTACTGTTTATACTGTTGAACATGGAAGTATGGGGTCTTTGGTTTTTGTTATTTCCATACTACTTTTTGCTTCATTGATTGCCAATACATTCCGTTATCTTTCCCAAAGAACTTTAACATCACTTCGTGTAAATGTAATCCGAAATATACGTAAAGCTATATTTGATAAAATATGTCATTTCAATGTCGGTTACTTTCATGACAAACAAAAAGGAGATATTTTATCAAGTATTTCTAATGATGTAGCAGAGGTACAGGGATCTGTCGTAAATTCTTTCCAGGTAGTTTTCCGTGAACCCTTATCTATAATTGTCGCTATGGGGGTTTTATTCTATCTCTCTCCTCAACTCACTTTGTTCACTTTAATAGCACTGCCTGTAGCCTCTTTTTTTGTTGGCCGGCTGGTAAAGAAACTTAAAACCCATGCAAAAGAAGGGCAGGAATTAGTAGGGCGGATTCTCAGTATTTTTGAAGAAACCATATCCGGAATTAAAATTATTAAGGCTTTTAATGCAGAAAAATATATCACTAACAAGTTTGATGAAACCAATAATAAACATCGGAGAGTTAATAAGCGGGTTATGAATAGGATTGAACTGGCAAACCCCTTGTCCGAGTTTTTAGGAGTAGCTATTGTTTGTTGTATCATTTTTTATGCCGGTTACATGATGATCAACGGTAAAATGAACATGGGTTTGGAGGATTTTGTGTCTTATCTGGCCATTTATTACAGTCTTCTTGCTCCTGCTAAAAATTTAGCAAATTCTTATGGTAATATACAAAGGGGGATGGCTTCCGGCCAACGTATTTTTGCTATTCTGGACCAAAAAAATAAAATAACAGAATCGGAACATCCTTTAGCGATCAGTGCTTTTCGGGAAAATATTGCTTTTCGGGATGTTACTTTCCAATACGCTTCCGAACCTGTACTACATAGTATTAATCTCACCATCCCTAAAGGAAAGATGTATGCATTAGTGGGACATTCGGGTGCGGGAAAATCAACGATTGCCGACCTTATACCCCGATTCTATGATGTCACATTAGGAGAACTATGTATCGACAATGTGAACATTAAAGATTATAAACTTGATGACCTGGTTGGTTTGATGGGAATTGTCACGCAGGAACCGATCCTTTTTAATGATACCGTGTTTGCCAATATTGCTTTCGGGATGGGAAATGTAAGCGAAGAACAGGTAATAACAGCAGCAAAAATAGCCAATGCCGATGAATTCATCGTCTTACTTGAGAACGGATATTATACCAATATCGGAGATAGAGGCATGCGGTTATCCGGAGGACAGCGCCAACGTCTGGCTATTGCCCGCGCAGTTTTGAAAAATCCTCCTATTCTCATTCTTGACGAAGCGACTTCCGCACTGGATACTGAATCTGAACGCTTGGTACAGGATGCATTGACAAAATTAATGGCCAACCGGACTTCCGTTGTCATTGCACATAGGTTATCTACGATCAAGCATGCAGACTGTATCTGTGTACTCGATAACGGGCGCATTGTCGAGCAAGGTACACATGATGAATTGATCCGTATTGAAAAAGGAATATACAAACACCTGCATTCGTTACAGGTGAAATAA
- a CDS encoding Gfo/Idh/MocA family oxidoreductase translates to MIRIGIVGTDVLAHLHTAVLMTNNSYEIVGCYALENRESMVFARQNRLVSYSSLDALFKYTDAIDITDDVPEIMFIAERALKEMKHVYITHPQNLSLDEIQYLVKLANESGVILQLATRHRYCPVYNHVSELGIPRVVEVKHHMKRNKSELCTQIKSELAYDLDFILGIMNANIAKIDVKTWSVSERNPDLLNCRLECDNGSYINIMMHTILDGDPKIDFMFNFPDVIVQADIFKPVIEKQYCAYDVVDQIEIENYNSKMVYKQDFVNFEKAILDDPDMLSQIEQQLQCFAAADVIVERIRQVQTINTY, encoded by the coding sequence ATGATTCGGATAGGAATTGTTGGGACGGATGTATTAGCTCATTTGCACACCGCTGTTTTAATGACCAATAACAGTTACGAAATTGTAGGATGCTATGCGTTGGAGAACAGGGAATCAATGGTCTTTGCCAGGCAAAACCGTTTGGTATCTTATTCTTCTTTAGATGCACTTTTTAAATATACGGATGCTATTGACATTACGGATGATGTTCCTGAAATAATGTTCATTGCAGAAAGAGCATTGAAAGAAATGAAGCATGTGTACATTACTCATCCGCAAAATCTTTCCTTAGATGAAATACAATACCTGGTTAAACTGGCCAACGAATCCGGAGTCATATTGCAATTAGCTACGAGACATCGTTATTGCCCTGTATATAACCATGTTTCCGAGTTGGGGATTCCACGTGTTGTTGAAGTCAAACACCATATGAAGAGGAACAAAAGTGAGTTGTGTACACAGATAAAATCCGAGCTGGCTTATGATCTTGATTTTATTTTGGGAATCATGAATGCCAACATTGCGAAGATTGATGTGAAAACATGGTCTGTATCGGAAAGAAATCCGGATTTGCTCAATTGCCGTCTGGAGTGTGATAATGGCAGCTATATCAATATAATGATGCATACAATCCTGGATGGCGATCCCAAAATAGACTTTATGTTTAATTTTCCGGATGTGATCGTTCAGGCTGACATTTTTAAGCCCGTAATTGAAAAACAATATTGTGCATACGATGTAGTTGACCAGATAGAGATTGAAAACTACAATTCGAAGATGGTTTATAAACAGGATTTTGTCAACTTTGAAAAGGCTATTCTTGATGATCCTGATATGTTGTCTCAAATAGAACAACAACTACAGTGTTTTGCGGCAGCCGATGTTATTGTTGAACGTATCAGGCAGGTACAGACAATAAATACTTATTGA
- a CDS encoding IgA Peptidase M64: MLFPKNLIPVAFLIVFHFSILSGQTEYKDFFEPKTLRFDFYLAGNAEQQHIYINCFREEPLWGGPFTHLTDHPGYGEYCYRIYDEASGKLIFQRGFNSLFQEWRTTDEAKTINRSYNQVILFPYPKNKIRLEILERNFQTGLFIPLFETGVDPNSMYINREKRPSYPITPILNNGESARKVDLVFVAEGYTKEEMDKFRKDVIRFSDYLFQTPPYSTRKKDFNIWAVECPSEESGVDIPGQNIWKNTTLNAHFYTFGIDRYLTAPDLSAIRDRIWNVSCDAVYVMVNSNVYGGGGIYNYYGLSTSDHALSEPVFVHEFGHSFAGLADEYFSAEVAYNDFYNLKNEPWEPNITTLVDFSSKWKDMLPPGIQIPTPDIKENKDKPGVYEGGGYLSKGIYRPMINCRMRTNHADFCPVCQKAINRMIDLTIDQ; encoded by the coding sequence ATGTTATTTCCTAAAAATCTCATCCCGGTTGCCTTTCTTATCGTTTTCCATTTCTCGATACTCTCCGGACAAACGGAATATAAAGACTTTTTTGAGCCGAAAACGCTCCGGTTCGATTTTTACCTGGCTGGAAATGCGGAACAACAACATATATATATCAATTGTTTCAGGGAGGAACCGCTGTGGGGAGGACCGTTTACTCATCTTACCGATCATCCCGGATATGGAGAATATTGTTACCGGATATATGATGAAGCTTCCGGAAAGTTGATCTTCCAGAGGGGATTTAATTCCCTTTTCCAGGAATGGCGAACCACAGATGAAGCCAAAACGATAAACCGCTCTTATAATCAGGTAATTTTGTTTCCTTACCCTAAGAATAAAATACGTCTGGAAATACTGGAAAGAAATTTTCAAACGGGTTTATTCATTCCTTTATTCGAAACAGGGGTTGATCCTAACAGTATGTACATCAACCGGGAAAAGCGGCCTTCATATCCCATAACCCCTATTCTCAACAATGGAGAAAGCGCCCGAAAAGTCGATCTGGTATTTGTTGCAGAAGGATATACGAAAGAAGAAATGGATAAATTCAGGAAAGATGTGATCCGTTTTTCTGATTATCTCTTTCAAACACCACCCTATTCCACACGCAAAAAGGACTTTAATATATGGGCAGTGGAATGCCCGTCTGAAGAATCCGGTGTGGATATTCCCGGACAAAACATCTGGAAAAATACGACACTGAATGCTCACTTCTATACATTTGGTATTGACCGTTATTTGACTGCTCCCGATCTATCTGCCATACGGGACCGTATCTGGAATGTTTCCTGCGATGCGGTTTATGTAATGGTTAATTCCAATGTATACGGAGGAGGTGGCATTTATAATTATTATGGACTCAGCACTTCAGACCATGCGTTAAGCGAACCTGTGTTCGTCCATGAATTCGGCCATAGTTTTGCCGGATTGGCCGACGAATATTTTTCGGCAGAGGTGGCCTACAATGATTTTTATAACCTGAAAAACGAGCCTTGGGAACCGAACATCACTACATTGGTCGATTTCAGTTCAAAATGGAAAGATATGTTGCCTCCGGGAATTCAGATCCCGACTCCTGACATAAAAGAAAATAAAGATAAGCCCGGTGTATATGAAGGAGGCGGATACCTGTCAAAAGGTATATACCGTCCGATGATCAATTGCCGGATGCGTACCAACCATGCCGATTTTTGTCCTGTATGCCAGAAAGCGATCAACCGGATGATTGACCTGACCATTGATCAGTAA